In the Anolis sagrei isolate rAnoSag1 chromosome 1, rAnoSag1.mat, whole genome shotgun sequence genome, TTTATGTGcacaatggtgtgtgtgtgtatatatatatatatatatatatatataatttactatacttgtataccgcctttctcagccttatcgacgactcaaggcggtttacaacaagtcagtacacataataacaaaatacaaattaaacattaaaacagtataaaaccacaataaaagcaataaaaaaccaACATCACTATCATCAgcatctcctaattaaaaacgttgtccacattccatttcctatgtcagttgctcaacatttgtaaatgcttgctcatataaccatgacttaacttgtctccgaaatgttaagagtaaGGGAgccttagggagggcattccatagccgaggaaaCCCCATggagaaggcccagtctctcgtccccgccaaatgtacttgtgatgaaggcgggatcgagagcagggcctccccggatgatcttaaagtcctaaatggttcatgaggggagatgcgttcagacaagtaaattgGGCCTCATAAGGGACTTTTTATTTCCATAATAGATTATCTCATTCTTTCCCTACTGTATTCAGATTGTGTTTCAGATGGCTAGGTATCTGCACAAATTACCTATTACCTGAGAAAGCTTGTATGTACTTTGCAAGGTGTGTgtgtcggggggagggggggaggcttTCTTCCTTTGAAAATCAGGAGTTTCTCAGCTCCATCTCAACTTGTGTCACTTTCCCaatataggccccatctacactggcactATAATGTGGATTCAAGACATACATTTAGGGGTATACAGTCCATTAAAGAAAGTCAAAGGAAAGTTCAGTTTGGCCATATAATGTCCTGCAGCAAATTCTGATGTATCCTAGATCAAGGGAAAAATTTGCTCTGCAAAATATGTGCATTGTAGACCATCGTCTCTGCTGAAATGCCTTATATACTCCAGAATAGAGGCTGCCAGAAACACCCCATGAGCATTGCTGAGCAACCAGGGGCTAATTACCCTCATGGGAAATCAAATTGATTATCTCTCCTCCTACCTAACACTTTCCCTTTTTCTGTTTTGATGTCACAACAGAAAAAGAGGGATGACAAGCTAGCTACGCAACTTGCTCTAGGAGTTGGTATATCTTCTGGAGCCATGTCTGGCCATTACTGTTTTCATAAATGCTGCAGTGTATTATTTTCCAGAGATCATTATACAcagtgttttaatttatttttctctaGATGCTGTTTTGTCCCCACTGAAACATGTAACATCGATCTGTGCAATGAAAGCTGATTCTGGCTCATGCAAAGCATTAAATGACCGGTATCATTTCAACATTAAGACTCAGAAGTGTGAAATCTTTAACTATGGTGGATGTCAAGGCAATGAGAACAACTTCCTAACTCTTGAAGAGTGCCAAGAAAAGTGTATAAAACCATGTTAgtacattcctttttccatttcaaattttccttttaaaagataTGTCTAGTATGACTCTATCTAACAGAAATGACACCTTAACAAATTGTATGATTATCTACTTTTGCTTTTTGTCTGTGTAACTCCAAATACATACATCTTGGTATTTCTGCAATGTCATTTGTCTGTGTTAAAAGCTGAAAATTCTCTCTGTGTTCCTGGGAGATGTCTACACCTATCCCAGAAAGCacgcgctttctggggtgtgtgtcccAGATATTCAGCCGGGACTAGCCATTCTCCCGGCATGTAGatatgatgtgccaggagagtgggggggggggatcgctccttcccccctcccccaccctgctctcctggcatgtcattctatgtgctgggagagtGGCTGCAACagtgtactggaggccaggtaagttttatttatttttaaaggggtttgggggctttgtggaaggaggtgggtattcccacagttttcccacgccttccaagaaggcatggaataaatccactatctaattaatttgctacaaaccagggttttcctagattgtagtgaattaattccgGATTGTTCAGGACATCATTTGGACAgtcccttctttattgtgggagttactgcaataaatgGGTTGTCTGGATGTGCCCATAGAGAGGTTTGAGGCTATAACTGAAGACTAAAACTGAAGAGTTTTCTTTTCCAGGGACTTGAAGTAAGTTGCACTTCATGTCTAAAGTCTAATTATTAGATCCAAAATACCTTTACTCAAAATGCACAGATTTAAGGAACATACTAAGGGCTTGGAGAGTGGAAATGTGAGGTGTCTTTTTTTGCCCAACTTTGTATTAGACCATTCATTCATAAATCCTATTGTTTGGAAAGTCTGAAATTTTTCATATTTAGAATTTGAAGTGTAGGAATATTTCTATAATCATTCTCAGCAAAAGAGAAAAGAGCTGTTGTTGCTAATTGCCATCATTTTGGCTTCGGTTTATAACAATCATATAAATACTTTCTTTCATGCTCTTAAGAAGTTAAACTACTTTGGACAAAAAGTCCATCAGGCTCAGTATCCAAATAAACATTTGGTGCTATTCCTCAGAGTAGGATAGTTCAATACTTTTCTGCAATGAAGGGTGAACAGGATCCAATCTATACACATTAATGAGGTTGTTGAACATGTACCAGCATTGTTTGGCaaagaatgctaaagaccttgtaaaactacaactcccccaattccataaaattgaaccatggcagggaaagtggcATCAGTCTACTTACTGACCTATATCTGTAGTGTATTTGTGCataattttgaaattaaaaatgGTCACTTTCCATTATATGACACTTTACTGTAAGATTTTCATTTTCTATtctcatttatttcatttgtttcaGTTGAAGATTTGccagagaagagaaaaagaacaaGGTTTAAGAAAGGTAACTTACTTTTCTATTTCCATGTGATTTGCTATCAATCAGAATTGTTAGCTGGGTTTCCAAGATCAACATAGCTGGATTAAGTTGTGGTGAACAACAAATCTTATGTGTTCACAATAGAACTGCAATCAGCAGAAAGAAACTTATTTTTCCAGAAATTGTCTTAAAATGAAATCATCGACGGAAAGACTAAACTGAAGCAAACTGTTAGTTCCAATTAGAGTCAGGCTAGATTTGATAGATCAATCCGGGGGATGTAAATCCTTGCTTATTTCAACTAAGACATGACTTATATTACAAAAGACACTTATTTTGGACTTTCTTAGAGTAAATGCATGAAAAAATGGTATACatgcagtggtccccaacctttgggcctccaggtgttttggacttcaacttccaggaatcccaaacatcttaccagctgttaggatttctgggagttgacgtccaaaacacccagagacccaaaggttgggaaccacttggcAGGAATAATATATTGTGGatataaataattttgtacaGAAATGTGTTATATACAAAACAACTATAAAGGGTGTGTGCACATGTGGGTGAAGGAAACAGGACAAAAGTCATTCTCACTCAAGAATGCAAAATCTTATAACAGACATGTTTTTCCCATGCCAACACCTGTTCTCATCAAGAAGagcaaaatataatatttttgtgttcctAGACAATATCTAATTCACAGAATAGTCTGTTATCAAATTTCTTTCCCATGCTTCTTCCTTGTTTTTTGCAATTAAAACTCTAAGCATGGCCAGCAAAACCTCTGAACCCTCCCCCCATCAGTCATATATGCCAGTTTCCCAAGAACTTGATTCATCAACACAATTTTGTGTGGAGCTCAGCAGAAGATTTATTATTTGCCAAAGATTAGCAGCCTGCATTCAAATTAATGTAATACATTCCGGTTACATGGAGGGAGTTTTCCCATTGAAACTGGAGTGCTGAACAACTGCAATCCGTGCCCCTTAAATCAATGTGACTGAAAGTCATTGGCTCAAATCCACTTTGGGCAAACAAGGTGATTCCATCAGCCAATTAATGAGTAACAGTAAAAGCAACTGTGGGGAATTTTGATGCACTTTGTTTCTCTCTGAAACAATCCTATTCCCAGAAAAACCTTCTTACTGCCTtctggaaaatgacccaggaatttGCCGCGGACTGATTACCCGGTATTTCTACAATAAAGAGTCACAGAAATGTGAGAAGTTCATGTATGGTGGTTGTTTGGGAAACCAAAACAACTTTTGGTCTGTGGAAGAATGTCAAGATACCTGCCAGGAGACAAGTAAGTAACCTTTGTTTTTTAGTGCTAACTGCCCTCTTTGTTCCTGCAGTATGAGCCAAGAGATATTGCTGTACAGCAGTACCCATCAATCCTGACCATTGGATCTTGAATTCAGTAACATCTCACAGATCCAACCTCATAAAAGAATATTATGATCCCCTTGGATTAGTGATATACATCTGATTGCCTTTTTTGCCAGAAGACTGGTTATTATTGTATATAATTACTGTATGAAAAACCTCAGGGAAGAACATAGTTATGGGgtagttatggggggggggggtattgaggGTAAATAATGAAATATTCATTCAGCTGCTGCATTGCTAGCATTGTAGAAAGTGAAACATTAATCACTGTTTCCATCTAGCTGTCATTGCAATTCTAAAAATTTAGAGACTGAAGGATAATTTCACTGTGAGGGATAGTGGCTGGGTAGGAATAAGGACCCCAAGAACTAGGGAGAAGCAGCGCAGGGTTATTCTGGGGATGTATGTAATCCATAGTCTTTTTGTTTCCCACCCATTGTGTAAAAGAATGCATGTCTATTGCATTACATATGTCAACCATTCTTTTCTTGATCTGCTTACACAATATTTACGAACTCTTTattcattttccctttctttctagaCCCTTTAGTCAATTCATTGCAAGTAAATGATGATAGCATACTGGTTACCACTACAGACAACAGCACACGAGTTGATCAGTTTGGTATGTACTAGAAGCTTATTGGTTTAAAAATTAGGAAACTCTGATATTCTTATAATTCTTCCTAGAGTACAGATTTATAAGCATTTTTAGGAAGAATCATACCAGTACACATGTGAGATGGTAAGATTTGTGTGTGATCCTCCCTAACTAAATTCCAAGCACACCAAGAAAGCGAGCATTTTCATATATTTGATGGTAGAAATGCAAGATTAAATCAATTTATATGgtacagaaaacaaaaaaatagaaTCACCCAACAAAATTTCAGCTCAAAGTTCTTAAATGACTTGCTATGAATCCATATGGATGTAAACAAGTCATGCTATTGAATTAGTTGTCACGCATTTTTTTCTCAGATATTCCTCAGCTTTGTGTTTCAATGCAACACAATCCTTAGTAAGCTGTGAGTAGCAGAACCTATTCAGTTTGTCAAAGCTATACTTATTCAACCATTACAAACAACgagcattttttatttcctttattttgaGAACAACTTCCTCAAAATGCTCCAAAAAGGCCAGCTTAATATGCGCACCTAGGGGGAAATTatatctaggcattttctagttcCTCCAGTGCAGGCatggagccggggggggggggggaggctcgaGAGGCTTCACCCcttccccgaaattctcatggtggtccacgagaaggccttactggtgcattatttaaactcaatatatcccatatgcataggggtattggggtaacgatacactcagcccccccccccaatcaaactcagcccacccctccccccctgaatcaaaatcctggctacaggcctgctccagTGGGTTCCATGGTATGCTCCCCTGGAAGCTATCATGAAGTTGTGTTGGATTTTCTCAATCCATGCCCAGAATGCCACAGAGCTGTATTAGAGACATTCTCTCTAGTTATCTTTAGGCCCTCCATTATAACTCTCTGGTATGCTGGGCCTTGAAGTAGGGGGATTTAGTCATGTTCCATTGATGTGCACAATCATGCAACTATGGTCTAGTTGATAACATACCCGCATAGATATGCAAGCTTTATTGTATAATCCATAGCTCTAAAATTGTTGCAAATAATTAAAGGTATGTCAGTCATTCTTACTCAACCTACCATACACAATCTTTCCAATTAATACATTATTCCTTTACTTTCAGTCCTTCCAGTCAATTCACTGCAAACAGAGGATGGTGTTTTGCCCTTTCATGCAGTGGAAAACAGCACTCCAACTCTCCAACAAGGTATTACAAATATACTGTTTATTAGGCAAATATCCATAATTTTCCTCATTTTCTCAGGTCTGGTTCCCAGTAGTTCAAAGGCAGAACCATACTACTTCATGTTTCAAGTAAGGAGCTATATGTTTTCTCTTACAGATTTCTGGGAATATGAAAAGCCAAAgtttttatgttttgcttttcagGAAACTTGTTTTTTATGAGTGCAAAACCAAATAAAAGCTGAAAATGCCACATACATAAAAAGTATGTTTTTGCCACAAAATAAATCATGAACTGCAAGGATTCTCATTCATCCTTGATACTCATTAGGGGTTCCCAACATTTGGGAGCTCCACTTTTGTCTGAGATTTTAATATTTACCAATATGCTTTCTATCTTGTCCAGTTGTGTGGTAAATGGCAACCTCCAGTGACTGACTGGAGAGCCATTCCAGTGCTTCAAGACTACCTTCTGTTGCAAGTGAAGATTTTGCAGAAGATGGTATTAAATACATCCTTCTGCAACATCCAAAAAAGATACACAATTGTATACTATCACTTAAAGAATGTATGCCACCAGTAGGTTCCTGGCCTTTGCACTTACATACTTTAGCAATAGGAGGTTGAAAATAATGATATGCttctatatattattaattaGATGTCAGTCACTACTTCCACTCATgatttttactcttttattgATTTTTCAGTGCCTTTTATGCCTTCAGCAGATTTCTTGCAAGCACATGATGACAATGTGAACCTTAGCATAATGAACAATAGTGCTCCGGTTGTTAAGCAAGGTATGTATTAAACTTTACAGTTCACTAAAGGTTAGCGATGCATCATTAATGTTCCCCATCTGTATTTCAGGCTAGAATTCCATTTTCATCTGTATTATTTCTGAAAAAGTATAgtacatttcatttttcatttctgaATTTTGTAAAAAGATTGTGAACCCAGTGGTTCTTCAAATTACTGTCCTTAATATGTTTCTATCCTACAATATAACTGAGAATAGATTGAGCTTACCCCTCTATTTATAGTGATATCGAGAGTCTTCTATCTTGCATTTTACCAGAGTTCAAGACCATTTATGCATCACGGTAAAACATCAGATATAAACATCAGTTATACATACAATCACATTCACAGTACTTTGGAGATCAAAGTTAAGGTTGCTTTGGATTTTTACAGGAAACGAGGAGGGCAATAAGTATACATGGGTGGAAAAAAAGTTCATAGCTTTAGGGTCAACTGatagaatttttttaaacagGAAAAGAAACCTACACTGTAAATAATCAGCTCAGCCTTTTTGTAAAAAAAGTTTTttatatctgggttgttgtaggttttttcaggctatatggccatggtctagaggcattctctcctgacgtttcacctgcatctatggtaagcatcctcagaggtagtgaggtctgttggaactagaaaaaagggtttatatatctgtggaatgaccagggtgggacaaaggactcttgtctgctggagctaggtgtgaatgtttcaactggccaccttgattagcatataaagcatctaattacctctcaacaaaggtttactccaggcactgtcaggccattatatgctaatcaaggtggtccattgaaacattcacacctagctccagaagacaagagtcctttgtcccattctggtcattccacagatatataaaccctttttcctagttccaacagatctcactacctctgaggatgcttgccatagatgcaggtgaaacgtcaggagagaatgcctctagaccatggccatatagtccgaaaaaacctacaacaacccagtgattccagccatgaaagccttcgacaatacagttttttTTATATCCTCCATGATCATAAttgtgggtattattattattattattattattattattattccccactttttctctccacaaggagactcaaagcaatggtgtcaaacttgtgataAGTTTCAACCCTGAATATGAAAGTTATAATTTGATTGTTATTTGGTGCTTATCCCCATGGGTTGAATAGCTCACACTCACCGTGAAGTTGCTTCTGGCTGTCTTTGTGACAGCCAGGAACTTCTGGTTCTTATCATCAAGTAAATTGGGTTAATCTGGTTTAGTCCTGCATTAAAGAAGTCTGGCCAGAACTCCAAAGCAACATAGAGTTTGGATaccgtagaccagtggttctcaacctggggtccccagatgtttttggcctacaactcccagaaatcccagccagcttaccagctgttaggatttctgggagttgaagaccaaaaacatctggggaccccaggttgagaactactgccgtAGACAGTATGACCTGATTCAATGAGGACTGGTCCATTTTCCACCCAGGCTGAAACCACCATCCCTTTTCCCCTGTTCTcatcagcacagggaaaggggGACAAATTGAGCTTGTGTCACCGATGTTACTGCTGCCAGTGCCAGATGCCTGCAGAGCTGTGTGAAAGATCCAGGCCATTGCAGGCATCCCTTGCTGATATCATCAGAGGTGCCCTCATGACTAGGAAGAATGAGGGAGGATCATCCACCTCCTTCTCTTTAGTTATGCAGATGCCTCTGTTCATATCAGTACAAGATGCCTACAATAGTCAGGCGATGTCACAGAACTCCATAACCATCTAGCAACAGATACTAATTTGTATCTTCAAAATCatatttaatgaatttgttgcaAATATTTCTCTGTGGGTCTTTTCCATTCTATTGGAAATTGAAGTTTGTCATTTTTTTGTGATTCACAGTTAtatgggagggagaaaggaacagCTGGAAAAAGACCGATGAGATTCAACACATTTTTCTTCTGCCATTCTTCATTTGCACTCACGTGTGTTTCTGAGGACTAGCAGATAGTGTGTGGATTGAGCACACTGGCTAGAAAACATGGAATGTGTGCACAAGATTTCTTTAATGAAGTTTATTCACCAGAAAGTGATCTGCAGCAACTCACTATTGGAATAGATCTATCTGCATTGAAAATAAGAAATCTAAGCAGGATGTTGGGAATTATCACAGTGTTTGAAATGAATTAATTTAAGTAATGGAATAAAAGTTTTGAAAACAATTGAGTGGCTTTGTGACAAATCAATACTTATTTTTCATGTTcagtttaaaaaagtttttatggGTTGGGGAAATGGATCACAGCTGCATGAACCCCTTTTTGAGGCTCCTGAAACCCATAAATCTCTCTGTCTCTACAGTTTTTAAATGAGTAAATTTCAACAAAAATTGTCTCCACAATGCCCAGATCACATCAAAACATGTAGATTTGCTCTCCAGAATTATGACTTTTAAATCTGGCAAACGCAAGAAAGTCTGGAAAGTAGTTGAAAATAAGTGATATCATGTCACATATTGCTTTGTTTTGGAAAAGCTGTGTGACTCACTGACTGTCTGATGTGAAATAGAGAgttagtgtggtgtagtggtttgagcattgcacttcaactctggagaccagagtttgtgtccctgcttagccatgaaaacccactgggtggacCTTGACAAGTTATGcttcctcagcctcagaggaaggcaaaggcaaatctgaATGAATGAATCTTGCTGGGAAAACCCCATCATGAGCTGATTTTAGGGTCatcaaaagtcagaaatgacttgaagccacgCAATAGTAATGAACAGTCCTGAATCAGCAGTGCATTTATTTACAGATAAACATGAATCTGCAAGAAAATATGAGTGCATATAAATACATGAATATTCTAATATAGTAAACAGGCAGCTGAGATGCCATAACTAACAGATGAGCTGAACTTGGTTACAGAAGCAGGTGGGTGATCCGATCACTCCTCTTTCACATTCCCCCAGTTTTCATGTGGAGTCATCTTCCTGTACCACTTATTAAGGGATGTTTTGAGACTTTGAGTGGGTGGACCATGTTGATCTAATGGTATTATTTCCCTAAATCCCAAGGATATATTGCCCATAACTAGCAAGCCAggaaactcacaacctctgaggatgcttgccgtagatgtgggtgaaatgtcaggagagaatgcttctggaacatggccatacagcccagaaaactcccagcaacccagtgattccggccatgaaagccttcaacaagccACAGAATCTTCATAAGGGAATCTCAGGGTGCCCACCAATCCTATTAGAAGCTGCATTATTTGAATGCATGCACCTATCATCCAAATACGTTGAGATTATTTTAACAGATGTATCTAACaaacttttgttgttttttgacagaatgcaatgttttatgcaaaatagattttaaaacacaaaaccaATGTAGAAATGGTTTTTCCATCATAATACAgaggcaaaacaaacaaacatgaagtGCCTTTTTGTTGAAGATGAAAACATGAAGCTATCCTTCACACCCACAGTGTCCATGGATAGgctcttttgccattttgtgggAGGGAGTCCTTTGTAGTTGAGTATGCAGTTATGCCTGATCTTCTTAGTGTGAGCCCCTACTCAAAGAAAGGGGTTGCTTATTCCACTGCTATTTATAGGCTACACTACTCCAGATCAGGTAGACtgattcatttttaatttatCTGCATAAGAACTTCACAACTTTATCAAATCATCTGCTTGTTCGTGGGTATGATGTTCCTCATCATTCAGaccatttatttttgtttttaatgtatggttgtgaaagttgaACAATGAAGACAGGAGACAGAAAGAAAATTGTATCATTTGATATGCATTTCTGGAGGAGAGTTCTATGAATACAATGTGCAACcaaaaagacaaatcaatgggTCCCAGAGATAAATAAACCTGAACTCCTCCTAGAAGccaaaataactaaactgaaACCATCATGTTTTGAATATATCATGAGACACTATGATTCATTGGAAAACATGGTAATACTTGGTAAAGTTGAAGGTAATCAGGGGAAAAAAGGAGCCTGTACTATGGATGGGTTTGTTCAATCAAGTAATCGACAACTCTGAGCTGTAAGACCTTCTGAAGCTCTCAGAGGTCTCACATACATAGGATTattataagtcaaagttgacttggtaACAAATAACCACAACAAAACTGCATTGAATACACATTATTTTTCTTGATTTTGGAATCTAAGCAGGGTcaattaatacttggatgggggaCAATCTAGAGATGTCTTCCTTAGGCCTATACTATGTAATACTTGTAGCATTAAATACCATATACTGTGTAAAAttcaagattatttttaaaaatcaacccctccaaccTCCAACCCCTGGGTCAGCTTGTACATGGGTCAATGCAGTATCTCTGAGTGACACAATGCCACTTCTGGACTTTTGTAATGCCTGTTAAAAAATGGCAGTAGCTGTTTTCAGCACCTCTCTCCACCACTGCAGAGAGAACAAAGGGTGACAGTGGTGCTATTAGGCTCTTCCTGGTCAAAGCCCTTTTGACTTAGTCTGTCCTAGGGGAACCAGAAGGCAGAATTGATTCCATCTATTATCAATGTCACATTGATGGTTCTGCAGACCTTCTCCAAAAAAATTGTTCCAGAACATCTCCACTGTATGGACAGTCCACTGAGGTATCATACTGTGTGTTCCAATGCAGGAACATTAAACTGTAGAAAATTCAGGGTGAAAAAGAACAGCATATAACATTTAGCTGTTTCTATTCATATTTTCTCCATCTCTCTAGGCCaagatctccttccttctctctgtgtcATGCGTGTGGACAGAGGCATTTGCAGAGCCCAAGAAAAAAGATTCTTCTACAATTACACTATCGGGAAGTGCCGCCCATTCAGCTACAGTGGATGTGGtgggaatgaaaataattttaccaCTAGAAAGTCATGCCTTCAAATGTGTAAGAAAGGTAAGAAAGGTACTGTGCCAGAGACCAGCTCCATTTGATTATGACTGTTTCTTTTCTGCATCAGCACCAAGGACTGGAAGCTAATGGTTCAGTGATCAGTAATGGTCCACAGACCATGATTTTGAGTAGCATGGTGCTATCTGAACATGATGTTTTAGAAAGAATGGGAAGCAAGGTTTCTGCCTTCAAATGTTTCCAATGTACAATTAGAATACAGACCTCCAGGGAAAGTGAGAATAATATGGTCACTGTACTGTTTCCTTCTAGGTTTCATTCAAAAGCAAGGACAAAAAGGCATAATGAAAATCCGTCGAAAAAGAAAGAAACGGGTGAAGCTGATTGCTGGAGAAATTGTCATTGAAAGGATATAGCTTTATTTTCTGTACTAAAACACTCTGGAAATTTACCACTTTGTAACATTGATTATATATTTGTTTGCCTTATTGACTATACTTGCCTTATTTAACAGTTCCCATCCACattattcattcatatttttttactgctttttgTGTTCCTTTTTCAACTGTAAATTTTATAGGAATCACATCCAGAACTATTTACTTTCAAACTAATATTCTGATCCTGCACAGAAGTACCGTATGATTTTGGATTAGAAAACTAGGAATTTTGGGGTCCCTGGTATTTCTACTGAATTGCTTTTCTTATTCAAAATATCTGCAGCAGCGTTATTTTAAACTGTGAGAATTAGAAGATGGACTTCATCATTGACGTGGAATTAAGAATATAGGTTTCCATATTATCTAATTGATtgtgtacaatataatataatcaatgTTTAAACATGAAATCCCCATGTTGGAATTCTTTCTTCTTCCAGGAAATTTTTGAAGGGTTCCCACTCTTTCCTGAATATTGAAGAGTCTTTTATCTGAAGATATCTTGTCAAAATGTCAATTTCTGCTATTACAGCTACTTTTATTATCAATTATTTCATTCTGGTGTTTCTTCTAGTTTCCATATCCACACATGCACAATTCTTGCTACAGCTGTCATCAGAATGAAAAGTCTGTCATATGTCTTCAGAGTGATCTATCTGTTGTGCCTACTAAGAATGCCTCTTGattagttttaatattttttctataattttatgtATCAAAAATCCATTTTTGTTCCTTGAGTAACATGGACCAGGCATTTTATAATGCTCCTTTATACTACATTGTTCTAACACAGGTCTTCCATTCTTTGCCCTGCCATTTAATTTTAAGGAattccttatctggaatcccGCAATCTGAAGTATTCCAAAATGTAAAATTTTTCACATGGGTGACTTAGACATATTTGCTTTCTAATATTTAGTTgtaaataaactttgtttcatgaacaaaaatattaaaaatattatgcaTAAAACTACCTTTAgcctatgtgtataaggtgtatgtgatgaagtgtgaattttaacctacagttatgtataattatagataggtgttaaAACATaattggggggatggtagccaacTCAGCTCCCTCTGAGCtcggttgccatggaaaaaggggaggagccaactgccacttggcaggcattttaaaacggtcagtctgtagtctgagaactacagggaaaggctggttctactgtg is a window encoding:
- the TFPI gene encoding tissue factor pathway inhibitor isoform X4, which translates into the protein MGRMRISMFLATILHLLVSVVPYTIEVTEDGEEHEGDGDAVLSPLKHVTSICAMKADSGSCKALNDRYHFNIKTQKCEIFNYGGCQGNENNFLTLEECQEKCIKPFEDLPEKRKRTRFKKEKPSYCLLENDPGICRGLITRYFYNKESQKCEKFMYGGCLGNQNNFWSVEECQDTCQETNPLVNSLQVNDDSILVTTTDNSTRVDQFVLPVNSLQTEDGVLPFHAVENSTPTLQQVPFMPSADFLQAHDDNVNLSIMNNSAPVVKQVIWEGERNSWKKTDEIQHIFLLPFFICTHVCF
- the TFPI gene encoding tissue factor pathway inhibitor isoform X3: MGRMRISMFLATILHLLVSVVPYTIEVTEDGEEHEGDGDAVLSPLKHVTSICAMKADSGSCKALNDRYHFNIKTQKCEIFNYGGCQGNENNFLTLEECQEKCIKPFEDLPEKRKRTRFKKEKPSYCLLENDPGICRGLITRYFYNKESQKCEKFMYGGCLGNQNNFWSVEECQDTCQETNPLVNSLQVNDDSILVTTTDNSTRVDQFVNSLQTEDGVLPFHAVENSTPTLQQVPFMPSADFLQAHDDNVNLSIMNNSAPVVKQGQDLLPSLCVMRVDRGICRAQEKRFFYNYTIGKCRPFSYSGCGGNENNFTTRKSCLQMCKKGKKGFIQKQGQKGIMKIRRKRKKRVKLIAGEIVIERI
- the TFPI gene encoding tissue factor pathway inhibitor isoform X1: MGRMRISMFLATILHLLVSVVPYTIEVTEDGEEHEGDGDAVLSPLKHVTSICAMKADSGSCKALNDRYHFNIKTQKCEIFNYGGCQGNENNFLTLEECQEKCIKPFEDLPEKRKRTRFKKEKPSYCLLENDPGICRGLITRYFYNKESQKCEKFMYGGCLGNQNNFWSVEECQDTCQETNPLVNSLQVNDDSILVTTTDNSTRVDQFVLPVNSLQTEDGVLPFHAVENSTPTLQQVPFMPSADFLQAHDDNVNLSIMNNSAPVVKQGQDLLPSLCVMRVDRGICRAQEKRFFYNYTIGKCRPFSYSGCGGNENNFTTRKSCLQMCKKGKKGFIQKQGQKGIMKIRRKRKKRVKLIAGEIVIERI
- the TFPI gene encoding tissue factor pathway inhibitor isoform X2 → MGRMRISMFLATILHLLVSVVPYTIEVTEDGEEHEGDGDAVLSPLKHVTSICAMKADSGSCKALNDRYHFNIKTQKCEIFNYGGCQGNENNFLTLEECQEKCIKPFEDLPEKRKRTRFKKEKPSYCLLENDPGICRGLITRYFYNKESQKCEKFMYGGCLGNQNNFWSVEECQDTCQETNPLVNSLQVNDDSILVTTTDNSTRVDQFVLPVNSLQTEDGVLPFHAVENSTPTLQQVPFMPSADFLQAHDDNVNLSIMNNSAPVVKQGQDLLPSLCVMRVDRGICRAQEKRFFYNYTIGKCRPFSYSGCGGNENNFTTRKSCLQMCKKGFIQKQGQKGIMKIRRKRKKRVKLIAGEIVIERI